A single window of Ananas comosus cultivar F153 linkage group 17, ASM154086v1, whole genome shotgun sequence DNA harbors:
- the LOC109723155 gene encoding ultraviolet-B receptor UVR8 — protein sequence MDATTSGASPSIPFLNIVDEPPLSLAPPLPQNFQRSQRHCFGNSAPGEFPLAASPSVVLHVLTASDLDPQDLAKLEATCAFFRKPANFSPDYQLSMSEVAALDMCQKRAIFKPMTMEERELLKQRCGGSWKLVLRYILAGEACCRREKSQAIAGPGHSVAVTSCGSVYTFGSNGSGQLGHGTLEEEWRPRIIRSLQGIRIIQAAAGAGRTMLISDAGRVYAFGKDSFGEAEYGAQGSKVVTTPQMVESLKDIFVVQAAIGNFFTAVLSREGRVYTFSWGNETKLGHQTEPNDVEPRLLLGPLENIPVVQIAAGYCYLLALACQPSGMSVYSVGCGLGGKLGHGSRTDEKYPRLIEQFQALNLQPMVVAAGAWHAAVVGRDGRVCTWGWGRYGCLGHGNEECESVPKVVEALSKVKAVHVATGDYTTFVVSDNGDAYSFGCGESSSLGHSAAVDGQGNRHTNVLTPELVTSLKNINERVVQISLTNSIYWNAHTFALTESGKLYAFGAGDKGQLGIELVAQQTERGNPERVEIDLS from the exons ATGGACGCGACCACGAGCGGAGCCTCCCCCTCCATCCCTTTCCTCAACATTGTCGATGAGCCCCCCCTCTCCCTCGCCCCGCCTTTACCCCAAAACTTCCAACGATCCCAGCGCCACTGCTTTGGCAACTCCGCCCCCGGCGAATTCCCCTTAGCTGCTAGCCCTTCTGTCGTGCTCCATGTCCTCACCGCATCCGACCTCGACCCCCAGGACCTTGCCAAACTCGAG GCGACATGTGCGTTCTTCAGGAAGCCAGCGAATTTCTCACCGGATTACCAGTTGTCCATGTCGGAAGTCGCGGCATTGGACATGTGCCAGAAAAGGGCGATATTTAAGCCCATGACGATGGAGGAGAGAGAACTTCTTAAGCAGCGGTGCGGGGGGTCGTGGAAGCTCGTGCTTAGGTACATTCTAGCTGGTGAGGCATGCTGCCGCCGCGAGAAGTCGCAGGCGATCGCCGGGCCCGGGCACAGCGTTGCAGTGACCTCGTGCGGTTCAGTCTACACCTTCGGTTCCAATGGCTCGGGCCAGCTCGGGCACGGCACCTTGGAAGAGGAGTGGCGGCCGCGCATTATAAG ATCATTGCAAGGCATTCGGATCATCCAGGCTGCAGCTGGAGCCGGACGGACAATGCTGATCAGCGATGCGGGTAGGGTTTATGCATTCGGGAAAGACTCATTTGGAGAGGCGGAATATGGGGCACAAGGGTCTAAAGTTGTTACGACACCCCAAATGGTGGAATCATTGAAGGACATATTTGTGGTTCAAGCGGCAATCGGGAACTTCTTCACTGCTGTTCTGTCTCGAGAGGGGAGAGTCTATACTTTCTCTTGGGGTAATGAGACGAAGCTAGGGCATCAGACGGAGCCGAATGATGTTGAACCCCGTCTTCTCTTGGGTCCTCTTGAGAATATCCCGGTGGTGCAAATTGCAGCTGGCTATTGCTATCTCCTAGCATTGGCGTGCCAACCAAGTGGCAT GTCGGTTTACTCTGTGGGCTGTGGTCTAGGAGGCAAGCTCGGGCACGGTTCGAGGACCGACGAGAAGTACCCGAGATTGATCGAGCAGTTCCAGGCTTTGAATCTGCAGCCTATGGTCGTGGCGGCGGGTGCATGGCACGCCGCCGTTGTAGGGCGGGATGGGCGTGTGTGCACGTGGGGTTGGGGACGGTACGGCTGCTTGGGCCATGGCAATGAGGAGTGCGAGTCCGTCCCTAAAGTAGTTGAAGCCTTGAGTAAGGTCAAGGCCGTCCATGTTGCTACTGGTGATTACACGACTTTCGTTGTGTCGGATAACGGGGATGCGTATTCATTCGGCTGCGGAGAGTCCTCAAGCCTGGGGCATTCAGCTGCGGTTGATGGACAG gGCAACAGGCACACTAATGTGCTTACTCCAGAACTAGTCACCTCTCTGAAAAATATCAATGAAAGGGTGGTACAAATCAGCCTCACAAACTCGATATACTGGAATGCGCACACGTTCGCTCTCACCGAATCGGGTAAGTTGTACGCGTTTGGGGCGGGTGACAAGGGCCAGCTCGGCATCGAACTCGTCGCGCAGCAAACCGAGAGAGGGAATCCGGAAAGGGTCGAAATCGATCTCAGCTAG